One stretch of Molothrus aeneus isolate 106 chromosome 2, BPBGC_Maene_1.0, whole genome shotgun sequence DNA includes these proteins:
- the ZBTB21 gene encoding zinc finger and BTB domain-containing protein 21: MEGLLHYINPAHAISLLSTLNEERLKGQLCDVVLIVGDQKFRAHKNVLAASSEYFQTLFTNKENESQSVFQLDFCEPDAFDNVLNYIYSSSLFIEKGSLAAVQELGYSLGISFLTNIVSKNPQAPFPSCPMKKILYQDEDESSSQKRSVIVCQNRIEAQAKSINQTQHDLSHTPKPSPSVAVKAGSRPQVTKPTETLHNLSLTERRWLKEGPVSYTKVHETSGTVEDQSRGALVKRNMVLPQMSLAEKEMASGEPGSSAQLLRGKVAEMSLKRPRPPVLSLRGAAESTFLLREAGKGNGQGEDRNLLYYSKLGLVIPSSGSGPENQSIDRSGPLVKSLLRRSLSMDSQVPIYSPSVDLKPAQVSSCSSPGTNDSQKTFNVASQKSSSKESSEKSALDEKPQVIHPHRLRSFSASQSTDREVASPLSEVRIKTEPSSPLSDPADIIRVTVGDAAASANKDFAFKTEDDRKEPSGLPAKRRFQDDRRLPFKKLKADERGSPGSEENFEEGSSPTHLDADFPDSDVSKDEYSEMEEARPNKKFKCKHCLKIFRSTAGLHRHVNMYHNPEKPYACDICHKRFHTNFKVWTHCQTQHGIVKNPSPASSSHALLDEKFQRKLIDIVREREIKKALIVKLRRGKQSFQGQSASQAQQVIKRNLRSRTKGAYICTYCGKAYRFLSQFKQHIKMHPGEKPIGGNKAPKQKDHIHIENPVENKEVYQCRLCNAKLSSLIEQGNHERLCRNATVCPYCSLRFSSPELKHEHESKCEYKKLTCLECMRTFKSSFSIWRHQVEVHNQNTMAPSENFSLPLMDHNGEVTSSSRLPPQSESNKMNNFVAAKEDGVFSDSSEQINFDSEDSSCLPEDLSVSKQFKIQIKEEPADDIEDEVTETSREPKDVVSKKDPSLWPCEKCGKIFTLRKQLERHQELLCSVKPFICHVCNKAFRTNFRLWSHFQSHMSQAAEESTNKEPEICPPANSPSPPPLPPPPPLPKIQPLEPDSPTGLPESSGTTEKLFVPQESDTLFYHAPPLSAITFKRQYMCKLCHRTFKTAFSLWSHEQTHN, encoded by the coding sequence ATGGAGGGGCTCTTGCATTACATAAATCCAGCACATGCCATTTCCCTCCTGAGCACCCTGAACGAGGAGCGTCTCAAGGGACAGCTGTGTGACGTTGTGCTGATCGTAGGAGACCAGAAATTCCGAGCTCATAAGAATGttctggctgccagcagtgaATATTTCCAGACTCTGTTCACAAATAAGGAGAATGAGTCTCAGTCAGTGTTTCAGCTCGACTTTTGTGAGCCAGATGCTTTTGATAATGTGTTGAACTACATTTATTCTTCATCCTTGTTCATTGAGAAAGGCAGCCTTGCAGCTGTGCAAGAACTGGGCTACAGCCTTGGAATATCTTTTCTTACAAACATTGTCTCCAAGAATCCTCaagctccttttccttcttgtcCTATGAAAAAAATACTCTACCAAGATGAAGATGAAAGTAGTTCTCAGAAGAGAAGTGTTATCGTCTGTCAGAACAGAATTGAAGCACAAGCGAAAAGCATAAATCAAACACAACATGACTTAAGCCATACTCCTAAACCTTCACCCTCTGTGGCTGTCAAAGCCGGCAGCAGACCACAGGTAACAAAACCAACTGAAACCCTTCACAACTTATCACTGACTGAAAGGAGGTGGCTGAAAGAAGGCCCTGTGAGCTATACAAAGGTTCATGAAACTTCTGGAACCGTGGAGGATCAGAGCAGAGGTGCTTTAGTGAAAAGGAACATGGTACTGCCTCAGATGTCTTtggcagagaaagaaatggcAAGTGGTGAGCCAGGAAGCAGCGCTCAGCTTCTGAGAGGAAAAGTGGCAGAGATGTCATTGAAAAGACCACGTCCACCAGTCTTGTCTCTGCGTGGGGCAGCAGAATCCACGTTTCTGTTGcgagaggcaggaaaaggaaatggtcAAGGGGAAGACAGGAATTTGCTCTACTACTCCAAGTTAGGGCTGGTAATCCCATCCAGTGGGTCTGGCCCAGAAAACCAAAGTATTGACAGAAGTGGGccccttgtaaaaagtctccTTCGAAGGTCGCTGTCCATGGACAGCCAGGTTCCTATTTACTCACCTTCTGTTGACCTAAAACCTGCACAGGTATCCTCGTGCTCCTCACCGGGAACTAACGATTCCCAGAAGACATTTAATGTTGCATCCCAAAAGTCATCCTCGAAAGAGTCATCGGAGAAGTCGGCCTTGGATGAGAAGCCACAGGTAATACACCCACATCGCCTTAGGTCTTTCAGTGCCTCTCAGTCAACGGATCGGGAGGTGGCTTCCCCTCTCTCGGAGGTGAGGATCAAAACTGAGCCCAGCAGTCCCCTCTCAGATCCTGCTGACATCATACGAGTCACAGTGGGTGATGCTGCAGCATCGGCAAACAAAGactttgcttttaaaactgAGGATGACCGTAAGGAACCAAGCGGACTTCCAGCCAAAAGGAGGTTCCAGGATGATCGGAGGCTACCGTTCAAGAAGCTGAAGGCGGATGAGCGGGGTTCTCCTGGCTCAGAAGAGAACTTTGAGGAAGGCTCCAGCCCCACGCACCTTGATGCCGATTTCCCTGATTCTGATGTCAGCAAAGATGAATACAGCGAGATGGAAGAAGCAAGaccaaataaaaaatttaaatgtaaacaCTGCCTTAAAATTTTCAGATCAACAGCAGGTCTTCACCGCCATGTTAACATGTATCACAATCCAGAGAAGCCCTATGCTTGTGACATCTGCCACAAGAGATTCCACACCAATTTCAAAGTGTGGACTCACTGCCAGACACAACATGGAATCGTGAAGAATCCCTCACCAGCTTCCAGTTCACACGCCCTTTTGGATGAAAAATTCCAAAGAAAACTGATCGATATAGTGAGGGAGAGAGAAATCAAAAAAGCTCTGATTGTGAAACTGAGACGTGGCAAGCAGAGCTTTCAGGGCCAGTCGGCTTCCCAAGCACAACAAGTCATCAAAAGGAATTTAAGGTCGAGAACCAAAGGAGCCTATATTTGTACCTACTGTGGGAAAGCTTATCGTTTCCTCTCCCAGTTCAAACAGCACATAAAAATGCACCCTGGGGAGAAGCCCATTGGAGGGAATAAGGCTCCTAAGCAGAAAGATCACATTCATATTGAAAACCCAGTGGAAAACAAGGAGGTTTATCAGTGCCGTCTCTGCAATGCCAAGCTCTCCTCACTTATTGAACAGGGAAACCACGAGCGGCTCTGTAGGAACGCCACTGTCTGTCCTTACTGCAGCCTTAGGTTTTCTTCTCCAGAGCTGAAGCACGAGCATGAGAGCAAGTGTGAGTACAAGAAGCTGACTTGCCTTGAGTGCATGCGTACCTTCAAATCATCCTTCAGCATCTGGCGCCATCAGGTTGAAGTTCACAATCAGAACACAATGGCTCCATCAGAGAACTTCTCTTTGCCTCTCATGGATCACAATGGAGAAGTCACCAGTTCCTCTCGGCTGCCTCCGCAGTCGGAATCCaataaaatgaacaattttGTTGCTGCAAAGGAGGACGGCGTGTTCAGTGATTCGTCAGAACAAATCAATTTTGATTCTGAAGACTCTTCATGCCTGCCTGAAGACTTAAGTGTTTCCAAGCAGTTTAAAATCCAGATCAAAGAAGAGCCTGCAGATGACATAGAGGACGAGGTCACCGAAACGAGCAGGGAACCCAAGGACGTAGTCTCCAAGAAAGATCCCAGTTTGTGGCCCTGTGAGAAGTGTGGGAAGATTTTCACCTTACGCAAGCAGCTGGAGCGCCACCAGGAGCTCCTGTGCTCGGTGAAGCCCTTTATTTGCCACGTGTGCAACAAGGCCTTCCGAACGAATTTCCGCCTCTGGAGCCACTTCCAGTCTCACAtgtcccaggctgcagaggagtCCACAAATAAAGAGCCTGAGATATGTCCACCAGCTAATTCCCCATCACCCCCACCCTTACCCCCACCCCCTCCactccccaaaatccagcctttGGAGCCCGACAGCCCCACGGGCTTGCCAGAGAGCTCCGGTACTACTGAGAAGCTGTTTGTGCCGCAGGAGTCGGACACGCTCTTCTACCACGCCCCGCCGCTCTCGGCAATCACCTTCAAGAGACAGTACATGTGCAAACTCTGCCACAGGACTTTCAAGACAGCTTTCAGCCTCTGGAGCCACGAACAGACACACAATTAG